One Spinacia oleracea cultivar Varoflay chromosome 4, BTI_SOV_V1, whole genome shotgun sequence DNA segment encodes these proteins:
- the LOC110801551 gene encoding uncharacterized protein isoform X1, with translation MLLRQTTRAMSPLSLLPSLSFSLLFSPNPPLINPKSSLNPTSLPKINFNSRLRSLSSAISPIYSTNSQTLDFDVEPYLSCSMAGNRHKVAVLISGGVDSSVALRLLHAAGHSCTAFYLKIWFQEDFENFWSECPWEDDLGYVKAVCDQVDIPLEVVHLTDEYWEKVVSYIIEEYRNGRTPNPDVLCNTRIKFGAFMDAISSMNFDYVASGHYANVIHPSTEALDNPSVLQLSRDMVKDQTYFLSHLDQSQLKRLIFPLGCISKDEVRKLASKFALPNKDRKDSQGICFLGKIKFSDFVTRHIGEMEGVMLEAETGDFLGQHRGFWFYTIGQRQGLRLPGGPWYVVQKDVKNNVVFVSRNYYSVDKRRRVFRVGSLKWLGLPPDNMSELQCKVRHGPNFYCCSLTMVSGENCNGDVAVVHLSEDDQGLAAGQFAAFYQGRTCVGSGIILESWDEEEGFPVCEKALEIARMEDKSKLGKPVKIKVKPEDPQVGLNEKAGSTNSSKVTTRGVESEEKVTDGVSPNWMQQLKQKILQLF, from the exons ATGCTACTGAGACAAACAACCAGAGCTAtgtcccctctctctctcctcccttccctctctttctctctcctcttctcccCAAATCCCCCTCTGATAAACCCTAAATCCTCCTTAAACCCTACTTCACTTcccaaaatcaatttcaattccAGGCTCCGTTCTCTATCTTCTGCAATTTCCCCAATTTATTCGACGAATTCACAAACCCTAGATTTCGATGTTGAACCTTACTTATCGTGCTCGATGGCTGGTAATCGCCACAAAGTTGCTGTTCTTATTAGCGGTGGCGTCGATAGTAGCGTCGCGTTGAGACTTCTCCATGCTGCTGGTCATTCTTGTACTGCTTTCTATCTCAAAATTTGGTTCCAG GAGGACTTTGAAAACTTTTGGTCCGAATGCCCGTGGGAAGATGATTTGGGATATGTTAAGGCTGTTTGTGATCAG GTCGATATTCCATTGGAAGTTGTGCATTTAACCGATGAATACTGGGAGAAAGTG GTCTCTTACATTATTGAAGAGTATCGAAATGGGCGCACTCCTAATCCTGATGTGCTCTGTAATACAAGAATAAAATTTG GTGCATTCATGGATGCAATCAGCAGTATGAATTTTGATTATGTAGCCTCAGGACATTATGCAAATGTGATTCATCCATCAACTGAAGCCCTGGATAATCCTTCTGTTTTACAGCTGTCAAGGGATATG GTCAAGGATCAAACTTATTTCCTGTCACATCTTGATCAAAGTCAGCTTAAACGCCTTATTTTTCCTCTGGGATGTATATCAAAG GATGAGGTCCGTAAACTTGCCAGCAAATTTGCTCTTCCAAACAAAGATAGGAAGGATTCACAAGGAATATGTTTCCTTGGAAAA ATAAAATTTAGTGATTTTGTTACACGACATATTGGTGAGATGGAAGGTGTCATGTTGGAAGCTGAGACAGGGGATTTCCTTGGCCAGCACCGTGGATTTTGGTTTTACACAATCGGTCAGCGTCAAGGACTACGCCTTCCTGGGGGACCATG GTATGTTGTTCAGAAGGACGTCAAAAATAATGTAGTGTTTGTCTCGAGAAACTATTATTCCGTTGACAAAAGAAGGCGCGTGTTTCGTGTTGGATCTTTGAAATGGCTTGGCTTGCCCCCAGACAACATGAGTGAGCTGCAGTGCAAG gttCGACACGGTCCTAATTTCTATTGCTGCAGTTTAACAATGGTATCTGGTGAGAACTGCAATGGAGATGTCGCAGTTGTTCATCTATCAGAAGATGATCAAGGCTTAGCAGCTGGGCAGTTTGCTGCCTTCTACCAAGGGAGGACATGCGTTGGCTCTGGCATAATACTCGAGTCCTGGGATGAGGAAGAAGGTTTCCCAGTTTGTGAGAAGGCTCTTGAAATCGCAAGAATGGAAGACAAGTCAAAACTCGGAAAACCTGTGAAAATCAAGGTTAAACCGGAGGATCCTCAAGTGGGTCTCAATGAGAAGGCCGGAAGTACCAACTCGTCAAAGGTTACTACTAGAGGAGTAGAATCTGAAGAGAAGGTGACTGATGGCGTTTCGCCTAATTGGATGCAACAGCTGAAACAGAAAATTTTGCAGCTGTTTTAG
- the LOC110801560 gene encoding uncharacterized protein, translating into MAITGDMATFSLSKTTSLLSPSPQNSRTFSVSLTLSPPPISPLRANFFLKPSLNHHFRPYVLRSPPSNGGIELSSENDEGNDDDDEEEEILDYEGYQSEGSDEDFIIDEEELEAEARAVVREFSTSLSRELRIEEEETNLPKETGGHQKQQRIEPKKIPDHLLPKVAIFGRPNVGKSALFNRLVGGNKAIVVDEPGVTRDRLYGRSFWGDHEFMVIDTGGVVTLSKSQEEVMEDLNVSTTIGMEGIPLAAREAAVARMPSQIERQAAIAVEESPVIIFVVDGQAGLTAGDVEIADWLRKNYSEKNIILAVNKCESPRKGLLQVSEFWSLGLSPIPISAISGSGTGELLDLVCSGLAKVEEPVDLEEENYIPAIAIVGRPNVGKSSILNALVGEDRTVVSAVSGTTRDAIDTEFVAPDGQKFRLIDTAGIRRKSAVASSGSITEGLSVNRAFRAIRRSDVVALVIEAMACITEQDYKIAERIEMEGKGCLIVVNKWDTIPNKNQETAVIYEQDVRQKVRSLHWAPIVYAAAITGQSVDKIIVAASIVEKERSRRLSTATLNQVAREAVAFKAPPRTRAGKRGRVYYCTQAAIRPPTFVFFVNDAKLFSETYRRYMEKQLRSDAGFAGTPIRLLWRGRRKTSKDAGSSVTKTRVNPPKNKNQRKEAVNRIVLSQ; encoded by the exons atggcgATTACCGGCGACATGgccacattttctctctccaaaaccacctctcttctctctccttcacctCAAAATTCTCGAACCTTCTCTGTTtctctcactctctctcctcctcccatTTCTCCTCTTCGCGCCAATTTTTTCCTTAAACCTTCCCTAAACCACCATTTCCGACCTTATGTTCTTCGTTCGCCGCCTTCCAACGGCGGAATCGAATTATCCAGTGAAAACGATGAAGGAAATGATGATGACGACGAGGAGGAGGAGATTTTGGATTACGAAGGTTATCAAAGCGAAGGAAGTGATGAGGATTTTATCATTGATGAAGAAGAGCTTGAAGCTGAAGCTAGGGCTGTTGTTCGCGAATTTTCGACGTCTTTATCTCGTGAATTGAGGATTG AGGAAGAAGAGACTAATCTTCCTAAAGAAACGGGAGGTCACCAGAAACAGCAGAGAATTGAACCTAAAAAG ATTCCAGATCACCTTCTTCCAAAGGTTGCAATTTTCGGTAGGCCAAATGTTGGCAAATCAGCATTGTTTAACCGTCTTGTGGGG GGTAATAAAGCAATTGTGGTAGACGAGCCTGGGGTTACTAGGGATCGATTATATGGAAGGTCTTTTTGGGGAGACCATGAGTTCATGGTCATAGATACCGGAGGAGTCGTCACACTATCCAAATCACAGGAAGAAGTTATGGAGGACTTGAATGTATCCACAACTATCGGTATGGAGGGAATCCCATTGGCTGCTAGGGAGGCCGCTGTGGCTAGAATGCCTTCTCAAATTGAGAGACAAGCAGCTATAGCCGTTGAAGAGTCACCAGTCATTATATTTGTCGTTGATGGTCAG GCCGGCCTTACTGCAGGTGATGTGGAAATAGCTGATTGGTTACGTAAAAATTATTCTGAGAAGAATATTATACTTGCTGTTAACAAATGTGAATCTCCTAGGAAAGGGCTACTGCAGGTATCAGAGTTTTGGTCTTTAGG GTTATCACCTATTCCTATTTCTGCTATCTCTGGAAGTGGAACCGGAGAACTTCTTGATCTTGTTTGTTCTGGGCTGGCAAAAGTTGAG GAGCCTGTTGATCTTGAAGAAGAAAATTACATCCCGGCTATCGCAATTGTCGGCAGACCAAATGTTGGAAAAAGCAGCATATTGAATGCATTGGTTGGAGAGGACAGGACTGTTGTGAGCGCAGTTAGTGGTACTACCCGTGATGCTATTGATACTGAATTTGTGGCACCAGATGGCCAG AAGTTCCGGCTTATTGATACTGCTGGAATTCGAAGAAAATCAGCAGTGGCATCTTCAGGGAGCATTACTGAGGGTTTATCTGTCAATCGAGCCTTTCGTGCTATTCGTCGCTCTGATGTTGTTGCTCTCGTGATTGAGGCTATGGCCTGTATAACAGAACAG GATTACAAGATTGCAGAACGAATTGAAATGGAAGGGAAAGGCTGTCTAATCGTTGTGAATAAATGGGATACGATACCAAATAAGAACCAGGAGACAGCAGTgatttatgagcaagatgttaGACAGAAGGTTCGCAGTCTTCACTGGGCACCTATTGTTTATGCAGCTGCAATAACTGGTCAAAGTGTTGACAA GATCATTGTTGCCGCCAGCATTGTAGAGAAAGAGAGATCAAGAAGGTTAAGTACAGCCACGTTGAATCAGGTTGCACGAGAGGCCGTGGCTTTCAAAGCTCCACCAAGGACTCGAGCAGGAAAGAGGGGACGTGTTTATTATTGTACACAG GCTGCTATCCGCCCTCCTACGTTTGTTTTCTTTGTCAATGATGCAAAGCTCTTCTCTGAGACTTATCGTCGTTACATGGAGAAGCAATTGCGTTCTGATGCTGGATTTGCCGGTACACCAATCCGTCTTTTATGGCGTGGCAGAAGGAAAACCAGCAAAGATGCAG GAAGTTCAGTAACAAAGACACGAGTAAATCCCccgaaaaataaaaatcaaagaaaagaagCAGTTAACCGTATAGTACTTTCTCAGTAG
- the LOC110801551 gene encoding uncharacterized protein isoform X2 gives MLLRQTTRAMSPLSLLPSLSFSLLFSPNPPLINPKSSLNPTSLPKINFNSRLRSLSSAISPIYSTNSQTLDFDVEPYLSCSMAGNRHKVAVLISGGVDSSVALRLLHAAGHSCTAFYLKIWFQEDFENFWSECPWEDDLGYVKAVCDQVDIPLEVVHLTDEYWEKVVSYIIEEYRNGRTPNPDVLCNTRIKFGAFMDAISSMNFDYVASGHYANVIHPSTEALDNPSVLQLSRDMDEVRKLASKFALPNKDRKDSQGICFLGKIKFSDFVTRHIGEMEGVMLEAETGDFLGQHRGFWFYTIGQRQGLRLPGGPWYVVQKDVKNNVVFVSRNYYSVDKRRRVFRVGSLKWLGLPPDNMSELQCKVRHGPNFYCCSLTMVSGENCNGDVAVVHLSEDDQGLAAGQFAAFYQGRTCVGSGIILESWDEEEGFPVCEKALEIARMEDKSKLGKPVKIKVKPEDPQVGLNEKAGSTNSSKVTTRGVESEEKVTDGVSPNWMQQLKQKILQLF, from the exons ATGCTACTGAGACAAACAACCAGAGCTAtgtcccctctctctctcctcccttccctctctttctctctcctcttctcccCAAATCCCCCTCTGATAAACCCTAAATCCTCCTTAAACCCTACTTCACTTcccaaaatcaatttcaattccAGGCTCCGTTCTCTATCTTCTGCAATTTCCCCAATTTATTCGACGAATTCACAAACCCTAGATTTCGATGTTGAACCTTACTTATCGTGCTCGATGGCTGGTAATCGCCACAAAGTTGCTGTTCTTATTAGCGGTGGCGTCGATAGTAGCGTCGCGTTGAGACTTCTCCATGCTGCTGGTCATTCTTGTACTGCTTTCTATCTCAAAATTTGGTTCCAG GAGGACTTTGAAAACTTTTGGTCCGAATGCCCGTGGGAAGATGATTTGGGATATGTTAAGGCTGTTTGTGATCAG GTCGATATTCCATTGGAAGTTGTGCATTTAACCGATGAATACTGGGAGAAAGTG GTCTCTTACATTATTGAAGAGTATCGAAATGGGCGCACTCCTAATCCTGATGTGCTCTGTAATACAAGAATAAAATTTG GTGCATTCATGGATGCAATCAGCAGTATGAATTTTGATTATGTAGCCTCAGGACATTATGCAAATGTGATTCATCCATCAACTGAAGCCCTGGATAATCCTTCTGTTTTACAGCTGTCAAGGGATATG GATGAGGTCCGTAAACTTGCCAGCAAATTTGCTCTTCCAAACAAAGATAGGAAGGATTCACAAGGAATATGTTTCCTTGGAAAA ATAAAATTTAGTGATTTTGTTACACGACATATTGGTGAGATGGAAGGTGTCATGTTGGAAGCTGAGACAGGGGATTTCCTTGGCCAGCACCGTGGATTTTGGTTTTACACAATCGGTCAGCGTCAAGGACTACGCCTTCCTGGGGGACCATG GTATGTTGTTCAGAAGGACGTCAAAAATAATGTAGTGTTTGTCTCGAGAAACTATTATTCCGTTGACAAAAGAAGGCGCGTGTTTCGTGTTGGATCTTTGAAATGGCTTGGCTTGCCCCCAGACAACATGAGTGAGCTGCAGTGCAAG gttCGACACGGTCCTAATTTCTATTGCTGCAGTTTAACAATGGTATCTGGTGAGAACTGCAATGGAGATGTCGCAGTTGTTCATCTATCAGAAGATGATCAAGGCTTAGCAGCTGGGCAGTTTGCTGCCTTCTACCAAGGGAGGACATGCGTTGGCTCTGGCATAATACTCGAGTCCTGGGATGAGGAAGAAGGTTTCCCAGTTTGTGAGAAGGCTCTTGAAATCGCAAGAATGGAAGACAAGTCAAAACTCGGAAAACCTGTGAAAATCAAGGTTAAACCGGAGGATCCTCAAGTGGGTCTCAATGAGAAGGCCGGAAGTACCAACTCGTCAAAGGTTACTACTAGAGGAGTAGAATCTGAAGAGAAGGTGACTGATGGCGTTTCGCCTAATTGGATGCAACAGCTGAAACAGAAAATTTTGCAGCTGTTTTAG
- the LOC110801569 gene encoding 3-oxo-Delta(4,5)-steroid 5-beta-reductase, with protein MSWWWAGAIGAAKKKLEDSDEGSSSSSRNYQSVALIVGVTGIVGNSLAEILPLSDTPGGPWKIYGVARRPRPDWNSDHPIEYIQCDISDENDAVSKLSPLTDITNIFYVCWGNRDSEAENRELNSKMFRNVLNSTIPNSPNLKHICLQTGMKHYIGPFESWGKKIDHQHHDPPFNEDMPRLDIPNFYYDLEDILFAEIAKKESLTWSVHRPGSIFGFSPYSLMNVVGSLCVYAAICKHEGVPLQFPGTKASWESYSQASDADLIAEHQIWTSVDPYAKNEAFNCSNGDVFKWKQLWRVLGEQFEVEIADFDEDGERFSIEERMKGKEGVWEEIIRENGLVATKLEEVGSWWFLDKAFDGEWHLDTMNKSKEHGFLGFRNTKNSFVSWIDKMKAYKIVP; from the exons ATGAGCTGGTGGTGGGCCGGCGCAATCGGCGCAGCTAAG AAAAAACTCGAAGACTCAGATGaaggatcatcatcatcatcaagaaaCTACCAAAGCGTAGCTCTAATAGTAGGAGTCACAGGAATCGTCGGCAACAGCTTGGCCGAAATCCTCCCTCTCTCCGACACCCCCGGCGGCCCCTGGAAAATCTACGGCGTCGCTCGCCGTCCACGGCCCGATTGGAACTCCGACCACCCAATCGAATACATCCAGTGCGACATCTCCGATGAAAACGACGCCGTTTCAAAGCTCTCCCCACTCACAGACATCACCAACATCTTCTACGTTTGTTGGGGAAACCGCGATTCAGAAGCTGAGAATCGGGAGCTTAACAGCAAGATGTTTCGTAACGTGTTGAATTCAACAATCCCGAATTCTCCGAATCTCAAACATATTTGTTTACAGACAGGGATGAAGCACTACATTGGGCCTTTTGAAAGTTGGGGGAAGAAGATCGATCATCAACATCATGACCCTCCTTTCAATGAGGACATGCCTAGGTTAGATATCCCCAATTTTTATTACGATCTTGAAGATATCTTATTTGCTGAGATTGCTAAGAAGGAGAGTTTAACTTGGTCTGTTCATCGACCCGGAAGTATATTCGGGTTTTCCCCGTATAGTCTGATGAATGTTGTGGGTAGTTTATGTGTTTATGCTGCAATTTGTAAGCATGAAGGGGTCCCACTTCAATTCCCAGGTACAAAAGCTTCATGGGAGAGTTACTCTCAAGCTTCTGATGCTGATTTGATTGCAGAGCATCAAATCTGGACTTCAGTTGATCCTTATGCTAAAAACGAAGCGTTTAATTGTAGTAATGGAGATGTGTTTAAATGGAAACAGCTATGGAGAGTTTTAGGGGAGCAGTTTGAGGTGGAGATAGCGGATTTTGATGAGGATGGTGAGAGGTTTAGTATTGAAGAGAGGATGAAAGGCAAGGAAGGGGTTTGGGAAGAGATTATAAGGGAGAATGGTTTGGTGGCTACAAAGTTGGAGGAGGTTGGGAGTTGGTGGTTTTTGGATAAAGCTTTTGATGGGGAATGGCATTTGGATACTATGAATAAAAGTAAGGAGCATGGCTTTTTGGGGTTTAGGAATACTAAGAACTCTTTTGTTTCTTGGATTGATAAGATGAAGGCCTACAAGATTGTTCCTTGA